In Streptomyces longhuiensis, the following proteins share a genomic window:
- a CDS encoding PBSX family phage terminase large subunit: protein MSRAQIASIVESQDAPLALWSGAVSSGKTIASLIAFLLRLVAAPDHGLIVIVGRTLQTIERNLIDPLQSAYLFGPLAKHVHHTTGSTTATILGRTVHLIGASDARAEGRIRGSTIALAYVDEATLVPYEFWMMLLSRLRVGNQSRLLATTNPDGPFHWLRKEFLLRKDAVGMSHWHFTLDDNPSLDPLMVARLKAQYTGLWYRRFILGDWCLASGAVYDAFDDSRHVVDILPDMRRWMAVGIDYGTINPFVGLLVGHGVDDRLYVASEFRHDSRAAHRQLTDAEYSRGVTKWLREYDHKGTQGAAPDWLFVDPSASSFMTQLWADGVQGVAKADNDVKDGIRSVSMALSAGRLLVHRSCEGLLGELPSYSWDEKAAMAGEDKPVKANDHSCDALRYALHSSVNEWRHLIRADLEVAA, encoded by the coding sequence ATGTCTCGCGCGCAGATCGCTTCGATCGTCGAGTCCCAGGACGCACCCCTTGCCCTGTGGTCCGGTGCCGTCTCGTCTGGGAAGACCATCGCATCCCTGATCGCGTTCCTCCTGCGGCTCGTCGCTGCACCGGATCACGGTCTGATCGTCATCGTGGGCCGCACGCTCCAGACGATCGAGCGGAACCTGATCGATCCGTTGCAGTCCGCGTACCTGTTCGGCCCTCTGGCCAAGCATGTGCACCACACCACCGGCTCGACGACCGCGACGATCCTCGGCCGCACCGTGCACCTGATCGGCGCCTCGGACGCGCGCGCAGAGGGCCGCATCCGCGGCTCCACAATCGCGCTCGCCTACGTCGATGAGGCGACGCTCGTGCCGTACGAGTTCTGGATGATGCTGCTGTCGCGTCTCCGCGTCGGCAACCAGTCGCGTCTCCTCGCCACGACCAACCCCGATGGGCCGTTCCACTGGCTGCGCAAGGAGTTCCTCCTCCGCAAGGACGCCGTGGGAATGTCCCACTGGCACTTCACGCTGGACGACAATCCGAGCCTCGACCCGCTCATGGTCGCCCGCCTCAAAGCCCAGTACACAGGGCTCTGGTACCGGCGGTTCATCCTCGGAGACTGGTGCCTTGCATCCGGCGCCGTCTACGACGCGTTCGACGATTCCCGGCACGTCGTCGACATCCTTCCGGACATGCGCCGGTGGATGGCCGTGGGCATCGACTACGGCACGATCAACCCGTTCGTGGGGCTCCTCGTCGGGCACGGCGTGGACGACCGCCTGTACGTCGCCTCGGAGTTCCGGCACGACTCCCGCGCCGCACACCGTCAGTTGACCGACGCGGAGTACAGCCGCGGCGTCACGAAGTGGCTCCGCGAGTACGACCACAAGGGCACACAGGGTGCGGCCCCGGACTGGCTGTTCGTCGACCCCTCCGCCTCGTCGTTCATGACGCAGCTGTGGGCCGACGGCGTGCAAGGTGTCGCGAAGGCTGACAACGACGTGAAGGACGGCATCCGTTCCGTGTCGATGGCGCTTTCTGCCGGCCGTCTCCTCGTCCACCGCTCGTGCGAGGGCCTGCTTGGTGAGCTGCCGTCGTATTCGTGGGACGAGAAGGCGGCGATGGCGGGTGAGGACAAGCCGGTGAAGGCGAACGACCACAGCTGCGATGCACTCCGGTACGCGCTGCACAGCTCGGTGAACGAATGGCGGCATCTGATCCGCGCAGACCTGGAGGTGGCCGCCTGA
- a CDS encoding capsid protein: MPLPSKGVRWPPIHPAIQADMADWSAWLSANPDRLAYRYRNRHRDTARFGPAENRPSQYRGGMVGRVARWFWGEPTPLGEKRANLHMPLARDIARTSADLLYSEPPALKVTHSATQEVLETLLDTGLKRSLIAAGESGAGLGGSYLRIVWDTDISPLPWIGRVRGDGAAPEFAHGERLRAVTFWTVLEADGQRVVRHLERHEPGYVLHGVYEGTEDNLGKPVDMGAFAATRDLLPVRQLPPGMERKLLVSYLPNTMDAPDWEDIPGAAGLGTSDFQGAETFLSGIDETYTSWLRDIRLAKARIIVPSGYLLNSGPGMGGVWEDREVYAPMNVPPTADQAITLNQFVIRHEEHRATAAELTDKAVRNAGYSSGTFGDDSAGAAVTATEIKARNARSMSTRARKAELAAPGIADITEAWLMLVASGMFPGAPAVEIERPDVEFQDSVQDDVKTLAETAALWSQAEAASTEVKVALLHPDWDEQDQKAEVDRILKESGRLVEDPLMLGADRPDFGQQPTADDEQGDTEAEAAIEE, translated from the coding sequence ATGCCGCTCCCGAGTAAGGGCGTTCGCTGGCCGCCGATCCACCCCGCGATCCAGGCCGACATGGCGGACTGGTCTGCGTGGCTGTCCGCGAACCCTGACCGGCTCGCCTACCGCTACCGCAACCGGCACCGCGACACCGCCCGCTTCGGGCCGGCCGAGAACCGGCCCTCGCAGTACCGGGGCGGCATGGTCGGCCGGGTGGCCCGCTGGTTCTGGGGCGAGCCGACACCGCTCGGCGAGAAGCGCGCCAACCTCCACATGCCGCTCGCCCGGGACATCGCCCGCACCTCCGCCGACCTGCTGTACTCCGAGCCGCCCGCGCTGAAGGTCACGCACTCGGCCACGCAGGAGGTCCTGGAGACGCTCCTCGACACCGGGCTGAAGCGCAGCCTTATCGCGGCGGGCGAGTCCGGGGCCGGCCTCGGCGGCTCATATCTGCGGATCGTGTGGGACACCGACATCAGCCCCCTGCCGTGGATCGGCCGCGTCCGCGGCGACGGCGCAGCACCCGAGTTCGCGCACGGCGAGCGGCTGCGGGCCGTCACCTTCTGGACCGTGCTGGAGGCCGACGGGCAGCGCGTCGTCCGGCACCTGGAGCGGCACGAGCCCGGCTACGTCCTGCATGGCGTGTACGAGGGCACCGAGGACAACCTCGGTAAGCCCGTCGACATGGGCGCCTTCGCCGCGACGCGCGACCTCCTGCCGGTGCGGCAGCTTCCGCCAGGCATGGAGCGGAAGCTCCTCGTCTCTTACCTGCCGAACACCATGGACGCCCCTGACTGGGAAGACATCCCCGGCGCTGCCGGACTCGGCACGTCGGACTTTCAGGGCGCGGAGACGTTCCTGTCGGGGATCGACGAGACGTACACCAGCTGGTTGCGGGACATCCGCCTGGCGAAGGCGCGGATCATCGTCCCGTCCGGCTACCTCCTCAACTCCGGGCCCGGGATGGGCGGAGTGTGGGAGGACCGCGAGGTCTACGCCCCGATGAACGTGCCGCCGACCGCAGACCAGGCGATCACCCTGAACCAGTTCGTCATCAGGCACGAGGAGCACCGGGCCACCGCCGCGGAGCTGACGGACAAAGCTGTCCGCAACGCCGGATATAGCTCAGGCACGTTCGGCGATGACTCGGCCGGCGCCGCGGTAACCGCGACGGAGATCAAGGCGCGCAACGCGCGGTCGATGTCCACGCGAGCCCGAAAGGCTGAATTGGCCGCCCCGGGGATCGCGGACATCACGGAGGCGTGGCTGATGCTGGTCGCTTCCGGGATGTTCCCTGGAGCGCCGGCCGTCGAGATCGAGCGGCCGGACGTTGAGTTCCAGGACTCGGTACAGGACGACGTGAAGACGCTCGCCGAGACTGCGGCCCTGTGGTCACAGGCCGAGGCCGCCTCGACCGAGGTCAAGGTCGCGCTCCTGCACCCGGACTGGGACGAGCAGGATCAGAAGGCCGAGGTCGACCGGATCCTCAAGGAGTCCGGCCGCCTCGTCGAGGACCCACTCATGCTCGGCGCGGACCGGCCTGACTTCGGCCAGCAACCGACGGCCGACGACGAGCAGGGCGACACCGAAGCCGAAGCCGCCATCGAGGAGTAG
- a CDS encoding phage minor capsid protein gives MPVSPDLAEDLATAVSSLYEQAELALIEKVTRALAEGLDSPLWAELKLAALGNLRAAVDEVLAALQADASGAIGQAVADAYERGQQAAVVELGALATGTAAAAAEALPTAAAVDRLASALVGETEATHSRILRSTLDVYRRVIAEATSAPLLGATTRRQTAQRALARFAVRGITGFVDNSGRAWNLTSYVEMATRSALGRAAVQAHTDRLGAAGIELVIVSDAPEECPRCKPWEGKILRRDGASGAGTVEVEHATEDERMVSVRVAGSLPEARSKGLMHPNCRHNVSIYLPGLTKPAGPKKARSRATYEQSQKQRYLERQVRAWKRKAAAGMDDAARRSANAKVRAYQGRIRELTAATGLPRKSHREQLTRSR, from the coding sequence ATGCCGGTCAGCCCCGACCTTGCAGAGGATCTCGCCACAGCGGTCAGTTCCCTGTACGAGCAAGCCGAGTTGGCGCTGATTGAGAAGGTCACGCGGGCGCTCGCTGAGGGCCTCGACAGCCCGCTGTGGGCGGAGCTGAAGCTCGCAGCTCTCGGCAACCTGCGCGCAGCGGTCGACGAGGTGCTCGCCGCGCTCCAGGCCGACGCATCCGGGGCGATCGGCCAGGCCGTGGCCGACGCGTACGAGCGGGGGCAACAGGCGGCCGTGGTCGAGCTCGGCGCGCTGGCCACCGGCACCGCAGCGGCTGCCGCCGAGGCGCTGCCTACCGCTGCGGCGGTAGACCGGCTGGCGTCGGCGCTCGTCGGCGAGACAGAGGCGACGCACTCGCGGATCCTGCGCTCCACTCTGGACGTGTACCGGCGCGTGATCGCCGAGGCCACCTCGGCGCCGCTCCTCGGCGCAACGACTCGACGGCAGACCGCACAGCGCGCGCTGGCCCGGTTCGCGGTCCGGGGCATCACCGGGTTCGTCGACAACAGCGGCCGTGCCTGGAACCTCACCTCCTACGTCGAGATGGCGACCCGGTCCGCGCTCGGCCGCGCAGCAGTACAGGCGCACACGGACCGGCTCGGCGCCGCGGGGATCGAGCTGGTCATCGTCTCCGACGCTCCGGAGGAATGCCCGCGCTGCAAGCCGTGGGAGGGCAAGATCCTGCGGCGCGACGGAGCGTCCGGGGCGGGCACGGTCGAGGTCGAGCACGCCACCGAGGACGAACGGATGGTGTCGGTGCGGGTGGCTGGGTCCCTTCCTGAAGCCCGGTCCAAAGGGCTCATGCATCCGAACTGCCGGCACAACGTGTCGATCTACCTGCCTGGCCTCACGAAGCCTGCCGGCCCGAAGAAGGCCCGCAGCCGCGCGACGTACGAGCAGTCGCAGAAGCAGCGGTATTTGGAGCGGCAGGTGCGGGCGTGGAAGCGGAAGGCCGCGGCCGGGATGGACGACGCCGCGCGCCGCTCGGCGAACGCGAAGGTCCGCGCCTACCAGGGGCGGATCCGTGAGCTGACCGCAGCGACTGGCCTTCCTCGGAAGAGCCACCGCGAGCAGCTCACCAGATCACGGTGA
- a CDS encoding major capsid protein yields the protein MPVTLAQAQLNTQADIDFAVIDNLRRNSWLLNNFVWDDTVTPGTGGGSLTYGYTRLLAPSAASFRRFNEEYVPSQATRERKSVELHPLGGAFTVDRKLARLGPAASNEISFQLAQKLTSVRTRFQQELILGDTAVDDAGFDGLDKALVGQTTEYLPLNEGITTGYLDWSPQTVNTEDLAMSAFDALDDFLARIMGSQTGSGDTGADGSIPSGVKAILGNTKSVSRIKSLARRASQYTSERDALGVLVEKYGNWVLVDLGDRADGNGPIIPIRSADTDGAGAGGTITGLTDIYAVSLGLDAFHGAAMAGTPLVETFLPDFTQPGAVKSGEVEMGPVAAVLRNTKACGVLRNVKVR from the coding sequence ATGCCCGTGACGCTCGCTCAGGCGCAGCTCAACACCCAGGCGGACATCGACTTCGCCGTCATCGACAACCTCAGGCGGAACAGCTGGCTGCTCAACAACTTCGTGTGGGACGACACCGTCACCCCCGGTACGGGCGGCGGCTCCCTCACCTACGGCTACACGCGTCTCCTCGCCCCGTCGGCGGCCTCGTTCCGCCGCTTCAACGAGGAGTACGTGCCGTCGCAGGCCACGCGTGAGCGGAAGTCCGTCGAACTGCACCCGCTGGGCGGCGCGTTCACGGTCGACCGCAAGCTGGCCCGGCTCGGCCCGGCCGCGTCGAACGAGATCTCGTTCCAGCTCGCGCAGAAGCTCACCTCCGTGCGCACCCGCTTCCAGCAGGAACTGATCCTCGGCGACACTGCCGTGGACGACGCCGGGTTCGACGGCCTCGACAAGGCACTTGTCGGGCAGACCACCGAGTACCTGCCGCTCAACGAGGGCATCACCACCGGCTACCTCGACTGGTCGCCGCAGACGGTGAACACCGAGGACCTCGCCATGTCGGCATTCGACGCGCTCGACGACTTCCTCGCCCGCATCATGGGCTCGCAGACCGGTTCCGGCGACACCGGGGCGGACGGCTCGATCCCGTCCGGCGTGAAGGCGATCCTCGGCAACACCAAGTCGGTCAGCCGTATCAAGTCGCTCGCCCGCCGCGCCTCGCAGTACACCAGCGAGCGCGACGCCCTCGGCGTCCTCGTCGAGAAGTACGGCAACTGGGTCCTCGTCGACCTCGGCGACCGCGCGGACGGCAACGGCCCGATCATCCCGATCCGCTCGGCGGACACTGACGGCGCGGGCGCCGGCGGCACCATCACGGGCCTGACCGACATCTACGCCGTCAGCCTCGGCCTGGACGCGTTCCACGGCGCGGCGATGGCAGGCACCCCGCTCGTCGAGACGTTCCTGCCCGACTTCACCCAGCCGGGTGCCGTCAAGAGCGGTGAGGTCGAGATGGGCCCGGTCGCTGCGGTCCTCCGCAACACCAAGGCCTGCGGCGTCCTGCGCAACGTGAAGGTGCGGTGA
- a CDS encoding minor capsid protein: MAQSFRLRFDGAPVERAIREAAGRGLYLATEHVLGKSNDVVPLDEAELQRSGVASVDEGTLTGAISYDTPYAVVQHERMDFRHAPGRTAKYLENSLNGARGEVMDIIAAQVRRALR, encoded by the coding sequence ATGGCACAGTCCTTCCGGCTCCGCTTCGACGGGGCGCCGGTCGAGCGCGCGATCCGTGAGGCCGCCGGCCGTGGCCTGTACCTCGCGACCGAGCACGTCCTCGGCAAGTCCAACGACGTGGTGCCGCTCGACGAGGCCGAACTCCAGCGCTCCGGCGTCGCCTCGGTGGACGAGGGCACCCTGACTGGCGCGATCTCCTACGACACCCCGTACGCGGTGGTGCAGCACGAGCGGATGGACTTCCGGCACGCTCCGGGCCGCACCGCGAAGTACCTGGAGAACTCGCTGAACGGCGCCCGCGGCGAAGTCATGGACATTATCGCCGCGCAGGTCCGGCGGGCGCTGCGGTGA
- a CDS encoding minor capsid protein, with product MSGYTSSLLDGLAGLLATEGLGRFAPDDVIADPDTGIFRGVMPSTPDRALGLTAYPVEDTHLTDATTGVQIRMRAGRAPDAVDDLADAVWAVLHGREHYDAGGIHVELSWRQSQAWIGQDEHGRMELTSNFYFRTTRPGPHQQD from the coding sequence GTGAGCGGCTACACGTCCAGCCTCCTCGACGGGCTCGCTGGCCTCCTCGCGACCGAGGGCCTAGGCCGCTTCGCACCAGACGACGTGATCGCCGACCCGGACACCGGGATCTTCCGCGGCGTCATGCCGTCCACGCCGGACCGAGCACTCGGCCTGACCGCCTACCCAGTCGAAGACACGCACCTCACGGACGCGACGACCGGAGTGCAGATCCGCATGCGCGCGGGCCGCGCCCCGGACGCGGTCGACGACCTCGCCGACGCCGTGTGGGCCGTACTGCACGGCCGTGAGCACTACGACGCCGGCGGCATCCACGTCGAGCTGTCGTGGCGGCAGTCGCAGGCATGGATCGGCCAGGACGAGCACGGCCGCATGGAACTGACCAGCAACTTCTACTTCCGGACCACTCGGCCGGGCCCTCACCAACAGGACTAG
- a CDS encoding phage tail tube protein produces MSTPTPQTALVRRWRLQIDMSAAMDGSDWQTMFGVKEFTPPMPDPNIEDASDYESDGWNGNEKTAQAWELSVTLNRKINDQVKIFHPTHEKLRNAAFGFGSASRVHLRWFDRTGLPEAYEGTGIVQWENSGGEHTDLDQPEITITGDGPMLIIDNPVA; encoded by the coding sequence ATGTCCACTCCCACGCCGCAGACCGCGCTGGTTCGCCGGTGGCGTCTTCAGATCGACATGAGCGCCGCCATGGACGGCAGCGACTGGCAGACGATGTTCGGTGTCAAGGAGTTCACGCCTCCCATGCCGGACCCGAACATCGAGGACGCCTCGGACTACGAGTCGGACGGCTGGAACGGCAACGAGAAGACGGCGCAGGCCTGGGAACTCAGCGTCACGCTGAACCGGAAGATCAACGACCAGGTGAAGATCTTCCACCCGACCCACGAGAAGCTGCGCAACGCCGCGTTCGGCTTCGGCAGCGCCTCCCGCGTGCACCTGCGCTGGTTCGACCGCACCGGCCTGCCGGAGGCGTACGAGGGCACCGGCATCGTCCAGTGGGAGAACTCCGGCGGCGAGCACACCGACCTCGACCAGCCGGAGATCACCATCACTGGCGACGGCCCGATGCTCATCATCGACAACCCGGTCGCCTGA
- a CDS encoding DUF7426 family protein, with protein sequence MAAVFEALDDFLDDFLELPVLGTDGTVRTYRIASPPAEDGLRVEKITRAAARMLQDGSEPDAESLSDAEERDLYRMLLGDVHDRLLADTDWSRFKHAALTAMFWVTADRDTAHKFWASGGDPSRVAPNRAARRQQSRASSASAAATTTRSRGSTSGTRAESPRNAKAAARK encoded by the coding sequence ATGGCAGCGGTCTTCGAAGCACTCGACGACTTCCTCGATGATTTCCTGGAGCTCCCCGTCCTCGGTACGGACGGCACGGTGCGCACGTACCGCATCGCGTCACCGCCGGCCGAGGACGGACTCCGCGTCGAGAAGATCACGCGCGCGGCTGCGCGCATGCTCCAGGACGGCAGCGAACCCGACGCCGAGAGCCTGTCCGACGCCGAGGAGCGCGACCTGTACCGAATGCTCCTCGGCGACGTGCATGACCGGCTCCTCGCCGACACGGACTGGTCCCGTTTCAAGCACGCAGCGCTGACGGCCATGTTCTGGGTCACTGCGGACCGGGACACCGCGCACAAGTTCTGGGCCTCCGGTGGCGACCCTTCTCGCGTGGCCCCGAACCGGGCGGCCCGTCGCCAGCAGAGTCGCGCCTCCTCGGCGTCGGCTGCGGCGACTACGACCCGGTCACGGGGCTCTACGAGTGGTACGAGGGCGGAGTCACCCCGCAACGCAAAGGCGGCGGCCCGCAAGTAA
- a CDS encoding phage tail tape measure protein, which produces MKGLLIGGAIGAALMTGLAQAMEQSQISGRLGAQLGTTPAVAQQYGKIAGQLYAKGVTEDFQTAADAISATMRAGIAPPEATNAQIESISTKVADLAQTFELDLGQTANAVGQMIKTGLAQNGTEAIDALTAGLQKMGPRADDIADTFNEYSTIFRQMGLSATDATGLLSQGMKAGARDTDVVADSLKEFVLITQGGGAKVDDAFKKIGLSGKEMQAAFVKGGPEARAALDKVFAGLSKMKDGTDKNNVALTLFGTKSEDTQKALMALDPSKAADALGQVGGAADKMGNSLRDNAGARVEAFKRQAMQGLVDMLGTYVIPALTKVFSFVQQHSGAFKIAAAVITGVMIPALVLMGVAATVRSAQVVAGWVRSGAAAVRSAATHVASAARTAGAWVTMAARSTAAFVRVAVGAAMSAARTAAVWAASAARMAATWLVQIIRVAAVTVAQFVMMAARAVAWAATMAAQWLIAMGPIGWIIITVIALVALIIANWDKVKAFTIIAWNAIVAWLKGAWQAILAGISYLGQIPGMIAGWFGQAKDFAVAKMLEFLTWLSGLPGRVGSAISGLAGTLANASSTAWNRFKSAAVEKATGFMSWVRGIPGRIKSAVGNLGRLLYSAGTDVMRGLWNGIKSMGGWLKGVLISFVTSIIPGPVRKALGIASPSRVMADQVGRWIPAGIVQGIESGQGALDRTMSSLVSTPTPGQAAMSAAGAVSGGSGSASGSTPRVVELRSGGTAFGDFMIGTLRDAVGSRGGNVQFVLGR; this is translated from the coding sequence GTGAAGGGGCTGCTCATCGGCGGGGCGATCGGCGCCGCGCTGATGACCGGGCTCGCGCAGGCGATGGAGCAGTCGCAGATCTCGGGCCGTCTCGGCGCGCAGCTCGGGACGACTCCGGCCGTGGCGCAGCAGTACGGGAAGATCGCCGGGCAGCTGTACGCGAAGGGCGTCACGGAGGATTTCCAGACCGCGGCGGACGCCATCTCGGCGACGATGCGCGCGGGTATCGCTCCTCCGGAGGCAACGAACGCACAGATCGAGTCGATCTCGACGAAGGTCGCTGACCTGGCGCAGACCTTCGAGTTGGACTTGGGCCAGACCGCAAATGCCGTCGGCCAGATGATCAAGACAGGGCTTGCCCAGAACGGCACCGAGGCAATCGACGCACTCACCGCGGGGCTCCAGAAGATGGGGCCGAGGGCGGATGACATCGCCGACACCTTCAACGAATACAGCACGATCTTCCGGCAGATGGGCCTGTCCGCCACGGACGCGACGGGCCTGCTCTCTCAGGGGATGAAGGCCGGCGCCCGCGACACCGACGTTGTCGCAGACAGCTTGAAGGAATTCGTCCTCATCACCCAGGGCGGTGGAGCGAAGGTCGACGACGCGTTCAAGAAGATCGGCCTGTCCGGCAAGGAGATGCAGGCAGCTTTCGTCAAGGGCGGACCGGAAGCCCGCGCAGCTCTGGACAAGGTGTTCGCCGGCCTGTCGAAGATGAAGGACGGCACCGACAAGAACAACGTTGCCCTGACACTGTTCGGCACCAAGAGCGAGGACACGCAGAAGGCGCTGATGGCGCTCGATCCGTCTAAGGCCGCCGATGCTCTCGGCCAAGTCGGCGGTGCCGCCGACAAGATGGGCAACAGCCTGCGCGACAACGCGGGCGCGCGCGTCGAGGCATTCAAGCGGCAGGCCATGCAAGGCCTCGTCGACATGCTCGGCACCTACGTAATCCCTGCGCTGACCAAGGTGTTCTCGTTCGTCCAGCAGCATTCCGGCGCGTTCAAGATCGCCGCTGCAGTGATCACCGGAGTGATGATCCCCGCCCTCGTCCTCATGGGCGTGGCGGCGACAGTGCGTTCGGCGCAGGTCGTCGCTGGGTGGGTGCGCTCGGGAGCGGCAGCGGTCAGGAGCGCGGCAACGCACGTCGCGTCCGCGGCTCGTACGGCCGGCGCGTGGGTGACGATGGCGGCCCGGTCCACGGCAGCATTCGTGCGGGTGGCGGTGGGGGCCGCCATGAGTGCGGCCCGTACTGCGGCTGTGTGGGCGGCGTCCGCTGCCCGTATGGCTGCTACGTGGCTCGTGCAGATCATTCGCGTCGCGGCCGTGACGGTCGCGCAGTTCGTGATGATGGCCGCGCGTGCGGTCGCGTGGGCGGCGACGATGGCGGCTCAGTGGCTGATCGCGATGGGCCCGATCGGCTGGATCATCATCACCGTCATCGCCCTGGTGGCGCTGATCATCGCGAACTGGGACAAAGTCAAAGCCTTCACGATCATCGCCTGGAACGCGATCGTCGCCTGGCTGAAAGGGGCGTGGCAAGCGATCCTTGCCGGGATCTCCTACCTGGGCCAGATCCCCGGAATGATCGCGGGCTGGTTCGGCCAGGCCAAGGACTTCGCGGTCGCCAAAATGCTGGAGTTCCTCACCTGGCTGTCCGGGCTTCCGGGCCGGGTCGGATCCGCGATCTCTGGCCTCGCCGGCACCCTGGCCAACGCCTCTTCCACTGCCTGGAACCGCTTCAAGTCGGCGGCCGTGGAGAAGGCGACCGGGTTCATGTCATGGGTGCGAGGCATCCCCGGCCGGATCAAGTCGGCGGTGGGCAATCTCGGACGCCTCTTGTACAGCGCGGGAACGGACGTCATGCGCGGCCTGTGGAACGGCATCAAGTCCATGGGCGGCTGGCTTAAGGGCGTGCTGATCAGCTTCGTGACCAGCATCATCCCGGGCCCGGTCCGCAAGGCCCTCGGCATCGCGTCACCGTCCCGTGTCATGGCTGACCAGGTCGGCCGGTGGATCCCTGCGGGCATCGTGCAAGGCATCGAATCCGGACAGGGCGCCCTGGACCGGACGATGTCCTCGCTCGTGTCCACGCCCACTCCTGGCCAAGCGGCGATGTCCGCAGCTGGTGCTGTGTCCGGCGGATCCGGATCAGCGTCCGGATCTACTCCCCGCGTGGTCGAACTCCGTTCCGGCGGGACGGCGTTCGGCGACTTCATGATCGGCACACTCCGCGACGCCGTGGGATCCCGCGGCGGCAACGTTCAGTTCGTATTGGGGAGGTAG